A part of Desulfovibrio sp. Huiquan2017 genomic DNA contains:
- a CDS encoding DUF6538 domain-containing protein, whose product MTPRGQNDGSKYTESSAAGDVTCRKSHAPRTTFTAGSIHYFHHVIPHDLRDSLDRSEVRMSLQTGYLAEARPKY is encoded by the coding sequence TTGACCCCGAGGGGTCAAAATGATGGGTCAAAGTACACGGAATCGTCTGCCGCCGGAGACGTCACATGCCGCAAATCGCACGCTCCCCGAACCACCTTTACCGCAGGCTCAATCCATTACTTTCACCACGTCATCCCGCATGACCTGCGGGACTCGTTGGACCGCTCCGAAGTCAGGATGTCTCTCCAGACCGGCTACTTGGCCGAGGCAAGACCCAAATACTGA
- a CDS encoding 7TM diverse intracellular signaling domain-containing protein → MNRFKPNLRPGPRPAAAFLIIAALLILAACVLSVRPTPQAESGVLDLSTYDPAALGPAALDGQWEFYWDRLLSPNDFAPNGDAPGTTGYLAFPGTWQGFRLDGKKLDGTGQATFRLRIKLWQHARRLELKKLDGTGQATFRLRIKLWQHARRLELRLFDITMAYKLWADGELVAQSGTVGTDAETEIPRRSLVLAEIEPKGSDLELVLQVSNHHFRQGGVLDSIEIAPPGPLQRAQNRHRAISFLFAGCLMIAAVYHLFLYYKNRKLPSALYFGIYCLLMLGYCTTSNTSLWAANLFLPPLPPALAEYFPLFCYLALGPFLYRFFKSLYPQEIHTIVQHIVDIRLAIFVILLPFAPDYNISQYIALAMLASALYGIYYVQRLMVCVWRGRNGAGLLLTGSVVFLLTSLNDTLAHAKIINSVYLLEPGMLFLVVTQSLALAKRFTHAMEAEEKLSGELERKNASLLAEIEKRNRLERAIVNISEEERRRFSVELHDGLCQQLVGARLHASILTDQLSGTQEGKAMASLTAMLEEASNDAYRTSRGLWPVEHDPATPGPSLEDLARTIARDTGIAVTFENDCHCTQCTNPNVTTLYRIAQEALSNAVKHARAGAIRMQLRCPEQGGIALIVRDDGIGRDEAARQTRSKGGLGLSIMAHRAGMIQADLRIEDESGHGTKVTCIAPCVVAAALDQK, encoded by the coding sequence ATGAACCGCTTCAAACCGAACCTCCGCCCCGGCCCCCGTCCCGCGGCAGCCTTCCTGATCATTGCCGCGCTGCTCATCCTGGCCGCGTGCGTGCTTTCGGTGCGCCCCACGCCCCAGGCCGAGAGCGGGGTTCTCGACCTGAGTACCTATGACCCGGCCGCCCTCGGCCCGGCCGCCTTGGACGGCCAGTGGGAATTCTACTGGGACCGCCTGCTGAGTCCGAACGACTTCGCACCGAACGGAGATGCTCCCGGTACGACTGGCTACCTCGCCTTTCCGGGGACATGGCAGGGCTTCCGCCTTGACGGCAAAAAGCTGGACGGCACCGGCCAGGCCACCTTCCGCCTGCGTATCAAGCTCTGGCAACACGCCCGGCGGCTGGAGCTNAAAAAGCTGGACGGCACCGGCCAAGCCACCTTCCGCCTGCGTATCAAGCTCTGGCAACACGCCCGGCGGCTGGAGCTGCGTCTGTTCGACATCACCATGGCTTACAAGCTGTGGGCCGACGGCGAGCTCGTCGCGCAAAGCGGCACGGTGGGAACGGACGCGGAAACAGAAATCCCCCGCCGTTCACTGGTGCTGGCCGAGATCGAACCCAAGGGAAGCGACCTGGAGCTGGTGCTTCAGGTCTCCAACCACCATTTCCGCCAAGGCGGCGTGCTCGACAGCATAGAGATCGCCCCCCCCGGCCCGCTGCAAAGGGCTCAAAACCGGCACCGGGCCATATCCTTCCTTTTCGCAGGCTGCCTGATGATCGCGGCCGTGTACCACCTCTTTCTCTATTACAAGAACCGAAAGCTGCCGTCGGCCCTCTACTTCGGGATATACTGCCTGCTCATGTTGGGCTACTGCACCACTTCGAACACCTCGTTATGGGCCGCAAACCTGTTCCTCCCGCCGCTGCCCCCGGCCCTCGCGGAATATTTCCCGCTATTTTGCTATCTCGCCCTTGGCCCATTTCTCTACAGATTCTTCAAATCCCTCTACCCGCAGGAAATCCACACGATAGTCCAGCACATTGTCGATATCCGATTGGCGATCTTCGTCATCCTTCTCCCGTTCGCCCCGGACTACAACATCTCCCAATACATCGCCCTCGCCATGCTGGCGAGCGCACTCTACGGCATCTACTACGTCCAACGTCTCATGGTCTGCGTGTGGCGGGGGCGCAACGGCGCGGGACTGCTGCTCACGGGGTCCGTGGTCTTCCTGCTCACCAGCCTGAACGACACTCTGGCCCACGCCAAAATCATCAACAGCGTGTATCTCCTCGAACCGGGCATGCTCTTTCTTGTCGTCACCCAGTCGCTGGCGCTGGCCAAGCGGTTCACTCACGCCATGGAGGCCGAGGAAAAGCTCTCCGGGGAACTGGAGCGCAAGAACGCCTCGCTGTTAGCCGAAATCGAGAAACGAAACCGGCTGGAGCGCGCAATCGTCAACATTAGCGAGGAGGAACGCCGTCGCTTCAGCGTCGAGCTACATGACGGCCTATGTCAGCAGCTCGTCGGAGCGCGGCTGCACGCATCCATCCTGACCGATCAGCTTTCCGGCACCCAGGAAGGCAAAGCCATGGCCAGCCTGACGGCCATGCTCGAAGAAGCCTCCAACGATGCCTACCGCACCTCGCGCGGGCTCTGGCCCGTGGAGCATGATCCAGCGACGCCCGGTCCCTCGCTGGAGGACTTGGCGCGCACAATCGCCCGGGACACCGGCATTGCCGTGACCTTTGAAAACGACTGCCATTGCACCCAGTGTACCAACCCCAATGTGACCACCCTCTACCGCATCGCCCAGGAGGCATTGTCCAACGCGGTCAAACACGCCCGAGCGGGCGCGATCCGCATGCAGCTGCGCTGCCCCGAACAAGGCGGGATCGCACTCATAGTCCGCGATGACGGCATCGGCCGGGATGAGGCCGCGCGGCAAACACGCTCCAAGGGCGGACTGGGACTCAGCATCATGGCCCACCGTGCGGGCATGATCCAGGCGGACCTGCGGATCGAGGACGAATCGGGCCATGGCACCAAAGTGACCTGCATCGCCCCCTGCGTCGTGGCCGCAGCGCTCGACCAAAAATAA
- a CDS encoding hemagglutinin repeat-containing protein — protein MFTTMRHATMRKIMTRKMGEQCMELGFRSLVWLLCLLLLCPPQMVLAADPVPSGATNTTVTPAGNGVPVVNIAAPNSSGLSHNAFTSYNVDAHGLVLNNGDMSQAYRRSQLAGQVAGNANLAAGHQARIILNEVTGNSRTYLNGFTEVLGGKADVIIANPFGITSSGGGFLNTDKASLVTGTPDMTGGVLNGFDVRGGDILITGTGINASAQQVLNLVSRKIAVQGQVNAQTLNMVAGSNHWNHETGETRAIASDAAEAAPTWAIDSSALGGMYANLINMKATETGVGVRMQGEAAATAQDFVITSSGKIEIASRLSAKRDLSITSTDAGADAVKAIDANLSAGHNLSLTATNGGAMLTGGGIKAESGLIYNLGTLTDTASATADITDANKRYGYAVSLIGSAAWNLDGVYYGAGSVFSLLTQSLAVGASSLSTLNSGGSMGVTATGGDLFFGNAALKSTGNMDLTAATGSMTFDAGVRQGVQSAAGDISLFAGTDLINAGIMTADAGDILVRVDGDFRNSGSMHAYGLLDVGGKTTANSGSVDNTGNLLSGSMHMGTGKLRVTDGGSMESTGDMDVTVTSGLTVGGTGDSTSRILAATSGSGAGNIVVSSNFINYGMLYSGYDLDIQARFFQNESTGGISAAHNLIASSQGSLTNAGALYAGNDLIASASQTFNNDSTPQTPLATIGSGHDTTITANSFINSSYIDAANNITITAKKFKNQVQNGAIRSYNNYQEDRTSTFLYNKDHADYYRIVFYVSEYFLGGPPAFTPHINGGGEGTVTIQGFDSGLNLGSSISGNNVKIIGNSGSSFDNTDIVLNRKRTEEIKLDYEDDDKPDQYASEDVTVLPTTIQKAYIRAENLYVDNVSLANSGSPSTGSPAALTATGTTFLGLTLNLPTNPNGMFVTNKSSNASYLVESNPLYADIDNFLGSEYLLAKNNFDSDEVLKRLGDAGYETYLVGQQLASKTGGNLLPEYSNEKEQMQGLMDSAANQAGTLGLKMGTKLSAYQQSLLTEDMLWMVETVVDGQKVLAPVVYLAASTKQMFASSDGTNISATTANLNLKSLTNTGGSISANTLNVTTKGDITNTSGTISGDDVALSSTDGSILNKTLVMHPGSTTMGKTGSIVSTGDLKLDAAKNITNLGANIAAEGNADLTAGNSVVLDTMQRGAAAHTHSKNTDTTYTRTKQIGSTLSSGGNLTVTAKKDITVAGSSIKAGGNADLDAGEDINILARNNSKGVATTKTKSGLFVSGGLYGKETKTTERQQTKAVGSTVSTGNDMNLSAEKTATLQGAKLNAKGDVTIAGTDLNVLEARDTASTKTHIEKISILSFSGGDGDTKSSSTDASVDTSGKVQASASTSATNDAGGIDLLKTTTTDSLDKSTTAVASQINANKNLTLTGKSDVTLRGAEVTTGGDANLSGENVNILAAQDTHVATSKTTTVKVGLYASTTNSADAEATAGASANAKTGSANAGANATATANANSSTSIDLLRTKTTTDTTTDIVNKGTTLASGGNLTINSKKDLVVQGSDLSGETGVDITAKDMSFLAAEDSHTSTSSTTKTSSGLYIDGKASAKAQTSASANAGLGANAGVSASGSVKAELSVGVQQKVSKTTSAEGSTTARVSSITSGSGSIARTAENGITDVGTAIEAGGDFSQTAKTYDSRAAANTSYKTSTSTSDTAKIGVYAKADAGVTASAGVGLDAGGAEAGAGAKATAKVGAGIKASYSRDDNKSASASSEAVVSTIKTGGKITSVTSGKTTLEGTQLSGGQGVALEAGSLDFKAAENTETSSSSDSNVNAAMSAGLTRGSGKGFEASVSGGTSKTDTSANSTTAVAGGISSGGNITIKTKGDTRLEGTNLSSTGDTAIDAGGSIAFDAAKDTASSSTTSYDASASVNVGDSAGGGSGKSNVDAKVAGGYSKETASSVTATAGSIATGGNLTLNAGKAVTLEGTNMAAGGDATISGAEGVAINAAHSTSESKSTSVRAGLGVGTSKSSNAQGTSDGKSVDVTAEVGHSKAEESTAAAGSLSSGGNLVINSGKDVNLEGTDLAAGNKASINAGGDVNFEAAESTSKSSAVGVALSTSASKTNKTTKTTPQTPAAKTGTGGTQGSDGSAQSNEDLATWQDKHGTVMQQLKAKQAVSGTGADKGQATTPPVASPNAQADGATVSTAVTEEAATAGIQFRKKNQTVQQAGSVSAGAGGIEINASGGDVNLVGTNMTSSGDVGIAAKDDVNITATKNTESGFGITIAGSVNKKIEKPIPAKSSQTTAKTTDAAKTGTSTKTTDAAKTGTAGKTATPSNATQSTQAGASTKTKAAVKTGTAGKTATPSNATQSTQAGASTKTKAAVKTGTAGKTTTPANATQSKQAGASTKTTDAAKTGTAGKTTTPSNATQSKQAGASTKPKDAVKSGTAGKTATPSSATQSKQGGASTKPKDAVKSGTAGKTATPSSATQSKQGGASTKPKDAVKSGTAGKTATPSSATQSKQGGASTKPKDAVKSGTAGKTATPSSATQSKQAGASTKTKDAVKTGTAGKTATPSNATQSKQAGASTKTTDAVKTGTADQLTGDGLSIGTAGAKSVTSSEWKVENGVFKSTAEDTDNTSSGYVGIGGGSSTRNEGATINADGALNITAGGKTTLVNTDVEAASGENIDAAGGIERRTVEDTTLLNVDSNSGPAAVNEGVSTVPVYDQSNAGAATTPGAAPATGVVPPLSMKNVQNGGAVPPRP, from the coding sequence ATGTTTACGACGATGCGGCACGCTACAATGCGAAAAATCATGACGCGCAAGATGGGTGAACAGTGCATGGAACTCGGATTCAGATCACTGGTCTGGCTCTTGTGTCTCCTGCTCCTGTGCCCGCCTCAGATGGTCCTGGCGGCGGACCCGGTTCCCTCCGGGGCGACGAATACGACTGTCACGCCTGCAGGGAACGGCGTGCCCGTGGTCAACATCGCCGCGCCTAACAGCTCCGGCTTGTCGCATAACGCCTTCACGAGCTATAACGTCGATGCACATGGGCTGGTGCTGAATAACGGAGACATGAGCCAGGCCTATCGACGGTCCCAGCTGGCCGGGCAGGTCGCGGGCAACGCGAATCTTGCCGCTGGCCATCAGGCGCGCATCATCCTTAATGAAGTGACAGGGAACAGCCGCACCTACCTGAACGGTTTTACCGAAGTCCTGGGTGGCAAGGCCGATGTCATCATCGCCAACCCCTTCGGCATCACCAGCAGCGGCGGCGGCTTCCTCAATACGGATAAGGCCAGCCTCGTTACCGGGACGCCCGACATGACGGGCGGCGTGCTCAACGGCTTCGACGTGCGCGGCGGGGATATCCTCATTACGGGTACCGGCATCAACGCGAGCGCTCAGCAGGTTCTCAATCTCGTTTCCCGCAAGATCGCCGTTCAGGGACAGGTCAATGCGCAGACCCTGAACATGGTGGCGGGTTCGAATCATTGGAATCATGAGACCGGCGAGACCCGTGCCATCGCCTCCGATGCAGCGGAAGCAGCCCCGACTTGGGCCATTGATTCCAGCGCGTTGGGCGGCATGTATGCGAACCTCATCAACATGAAGGCCACTGAGACGGGCGTTGGCGTCCGCATGCAGGGTGAGGCTGCAGCCACGGCCCAGGATTTTGTCATTACATCCTCCGGCAAGATCGAGATCGCCAGCCGGCTTTCGGCCAAGCGTGATTTGAGCATCACCAGTACAGATGCCGGGGCTGATGCCGTAAAGGCGATTGACGCCAACCTTTCCGCCGGACACAACCTCAGCCTGACAGCCACCAACGGCGGTGCCATGCTTACTGGCGGTGGTATCAAGGCCGAGAGTGGTCTCATTTACAATCTTGGGACATTGACCGACACGGCGTCCGCTACGGCAGATATTACCGATGCCAACAAACGGTACGGCTACGCGGTCAGTCTCATCGGTTCCGCCGCATGGAATCTTGACGGTGTCTACTATGGCGCAGGTTCCGTTTTTTCCCTGCTCACCCAGAGTCTTGCTGTCGGCGCTTCCTCTCTGTCCACCCTGAATTCAGGCGGTTCCATGGGAGTGACCGCCACGGGCGGAGACCTCTTTTTCGGTAACGCCGCACTCAAGTCTACGGGCAATATGGACCTGACAGCAGCCACCGGGAGCATGACCTTCGACGCAGGAGTCAGGCAGGGCGTACAGAGCGCCGCAGGAGATATCAGCCTCTTTGCCGGCACCGATCTGATCAACGCAGGAATTATGACGGCAGACGCCGGCGATATCCTCGTGCGTGTTGACGGTGACTTCCGTAACAGCGGCTCCATGCACGCCTACGGTTTGCTTGATGTCGGAGGCAAGACGACCGCAAACAGCGGATCCGTCGACAATACGGGCAACCTGTTGAGCGGTTCTATGCACATGGGAACCGGAAAGCTGAGAGTCACCGACGGCGGTTCCATGGAAAGTACCGGGGACATGGACGTGACGGTGACGTCCGGGCTGACTGTTGGTGGAACGGGGGATTCGACTTCACGTATTTTGGCCGCCACTTCGGGGTCGGGTGCAGGTAATATCGTTGTCTCTTCTAATTTTATTAACTATGGCATGCTTTATTCCGGCTATGATCTTGATATACAGGCCCGTTTTTTCCAAAACGAGTCTACCGGAGGTATCTCTGCTGCGCATAATTTGATCGCCAGTTCGCAAGGCAGCCTAACAAACGCAGGAGCACTGTATGCCGGGAACGATCTGATAGCTTCAGCAAGCCAAACATTCAATAATGATTCCACACCGCAAACACCTCTTGCAACCATTGGTTCTGGACATGATACAACAATTACTGCTAACAGTTTTATTAATAGCAGCTACATTGATGCGGCAAATAACATTACAATTACAGCGAAAAAATTCAAGAATCAGGTCCAGAATGGCGCTATACGGTCTTACAATAATTATCAAGAGGATCGTACAAGCACATTTCTTTATAATAAGGATCATGCCGATTATTATCGTATAGTATTCTATGTATCTGAATATTTTCTTGGAGGCCCCCCTGCGTTTACACCGCATATCAATGGCGGAGGCGAAGGAACGGTAACCATTCAGGGATTTGATTCCGGTCTCAATTTAGGAAGTTCAATTTCCGGCAATAACGTAAAAATTATTGGGAATTCAGGGTCATCCTTCGACAATACCGATATAGTACTTAATAGAAAGAGAACTGAAGAGATCAAATTGGACTATGAGGACGATGATAAACCAGATCAGTATGCGAGTGAAGACGTCACGGTACTGCCAACTACTATACAAAAAGCATACATCAGGGCCGAAAATCTCTACGTTGACAATGTTTCACTGGCGAACAGCGGTTCGCCAAGCACCGGCTCTCCTGCCGCTCTGACGGCAACAGGAACGACTTTTCTCGGCTTGACGCTGAATCTGCCCACTAACCCCAATGGCATGTTCGTCACCAATAAGAGTTCAAATGCCAGTTATCTGGTAGAATCCAATCCTTTGTACGCCGATATTGATAACTTCCTGGGCAGTGAGTATCTTCTTGCGAAAAACAACTTCGATTCCGATGAAGTGCTCAAGCGTTTGGGCGATGCAGGTTATGAGACATATCTCGTAGGTCAACAGTTGGCCTCCAAGACAGGTGGCAATCTCCTCCCGGAATATTCCAACGAAAAAGAGCAGATGCAAGGTCTCATGGATAGCGCTGCCAATCAGGCGGGAACGCTCGGTCTGAAAATGGGCACGAAGCTGAGTGCGTATCAGCAATCTTTACTCACGGAAGACATGCTCTGGATGGTGGAGACCGTTGTCGATGGTCAGAAAGTGCTGGCGCCGGTGGTCTATCTGGCGGCTTCGACCAAACAGATGTTCGCCTCGAGCGACGGGACAAATATCTCCGCAACGACTGCCAATCTCAACCTGAAGTCACTGACCAACACGGGCGGCTCCATTTCAGCCAACACGTTGAACGTCACCACGAAAGGTGACATCACCAATACCAGCGGCACCATTTCAGGCGACGATGTGGCCCTGTCCTCCACTGACGGCAGCATCCTCAACAAGACCTTGGTCATGCACCCCGGCTCGACGACCATGGGTAAAACGGGGAGCATCGTTTCCACCGGAGATCTGAAACTCGATGCGGCAAAGAATATTACAAACTTGGGGGCCAATATTGCCGCTGAGGGCAATGCCGATCTGACCGCGGGCAATAGCGTGGTTCTGGATACCATGCAGCGGGGGGCAGCAGCGCATACGCATTCCAAAAACACCGATACCACGTACACCAGAACGAAACAGATAGGCTCCACGCTTTCCAGCGGAGGCAATTTGACGGTGACGGCCAAGAAGGACATCACCGTGGCCGGTTCCTCCATCAAGGCTGGCGGCAACGCGGATCTGGACGCCGGGGAAGATATCAATATCCTGGCTCGTAACAACAGCAAGGGAGTGGCTACTACTAAGACCAAATCAGGTCTTTTTGTCTCTGGCGGCTTGTATGGTAAGGAAACGAAAACTACGGAGCGCCAGCAGACCAAGGCCGTTGGTTCGACCGTTTCTACCGGCAACGACATGAACCTGTCCGCCGAAAAAACGGCCACGCTTCAGGGCGCCAAGCTGAACGCCAAAGGCGATGTTACTATTGCCGGGACGGATCTAAATGTTCTGGAAGCTCGCGATACGGCGAGCACGAAGACACACATTGAAAAGATCAGTATTCTTTCTTTCTCCGGTGGAGACGGTGATACGAAATCCTCATCAACGGACGCTTCGGTCGACACTTCGGGAAAAGTCCAGGCGAGTGCCTCGACATCAGCCACCAATGATGCCGGCGGGATCGATTTGCTGAAAACCACGACCACGGATTCGTTAGATAAATCTACGACTGCCGTGGCGTCTCAGATTAACGCAAACAAAAATCTCACCCTCACGGGCAAGAGCGACGTCACGCTGCGGGGTGCAGAGGTGACAACCGGCGGGGACGCCAATCTCTCCGGCGAAAACGTGAATATCCTTGCGGCACAAGACACCCACGTTGCTACCAGCAAAACCACTACGGTCAAGGTTGGTCTTTACGCGAGCACGACCAATTCGGCCGATGCCGAGGCGACGGCCGGAGCCAGCGCAAATGCCAAAACCGGAAGCGCCAACGCCGGTGCTAATGCTACGGCAACCGCCAACGCGAACTCCAGCACGAGTATCGACCTTCTCCGTACCAAGACCACGACGGACACGACGACCGATATTGTCAATAAGGGAACAACGCTCGCCAGCGGCGGCAATCTTACGATCAATTCCAAAAAGGATCTCGTCGTGCAGGGCTCCGACCTGAGCGGTGAGACAGGCGTGGATATTACGGCAAAGGATATGTCTTTCCTGGCCGCAGAGGATAGCCATACGAGCACCTCTTCGACGACCAAAACGAGCTCCGGTCTGTATATTGACGGCAAAGCAAGCGCCAAGGCTCAAACCTCTGCCTCGGCCAATGCTGGTCTCGGCGCCAATGCGGGAGTGAGTGCTTCGGGAAGCGTCAAGGCCGAATTGTCCGTTGGGGTACAACAAAAGGTTTCAAAGACCACGAGTGCTGAAGGGAGCACCACCGCCCGGGTGTCTTCCATTACTTCCGGCTCCGGGTCCATTGCCCGTACCGCAGAGAACGGCATCACCGATGTCGGCACCGCCATCGAAGCGGGCGGCGATTTCAGCCAGACAGCCAAGACTTACGACAGCCGGGCTGCGGCCAATACCAGCTACAAGACAAGCACAAGCACATCCGATACCGCCAAAATAGGCGTATATGCCAAGGCCGATGCGGGCGTCACGGCCAGCGCAGGAGTCGGTCTAGATGCGGGCGGGGCAGAAGCGGGCGCTGGAGCTAAAGCGACAGCCAAGGTTGGCGCAGGCATCAAGGCCAGCTACAGCAGAGACGACAACAAGAGTGCGTCCGCATCCAGCGAGGCTGTTGTTTCCACCATCAAGACCGGCGGAAAGATTACGAGCGTGACTTCCGGAAAGACCACCTTGGAAGGAACGCAGCTCAGCGGGGGCCAAGGAGTGGCACTTGAAGCGGGTTCCCTGGATTTCAAGGCTGCGGAGAATACTGAAACCTCGTCCTCATCCGACAGTAACGTCAATGCTGCCATGAGTGCAGGCCTCACGCGAGGCTCGGGTAAGGGGTTTGAGGCAAGCGTCTCCGGCGGCACGAGCAAAACGGACACAAGTGCAAACTCCACCACCGCCGTTGCCGGCGGCATCAGTTCCGGCGGCAACATTACTATTAAAACAAAAGGCGATACCCGCTTGGAAGGGACCAATCTTTCCTCCACAGGCGACACAGCCATTGATGCCGGTGGCAGTATTGCCTTCGACGCCGCCAAAGACACTGCGAGCTCCAGCACAACCTCGTATGACGCCAGCGCGTCTGTTAATGTAGGAGATTCCGCAGGTGGAGGATCGGGAAAGTCGAACGTGGACGCCAAGGTTGCGGGTGGCTATAGCAAGGAAACCGCCTCTTCCGTAACCGCCACCGCAGGCAGCATCGCAACTGGAGGCAACCTGACTTTGAACGCAGGCAAAGCCGTCACGCTGGAAGGCACCAATATGGCGGCCGGCGGTGATGCGACCATCAGCGGTGCGGAAGGTGTCGCCATTAATGCAGCCCACAGTACCTCCGAGAGCAAATCCACAAGTGTCCGTGCGGGATTGGGCGTCGGGACGTCAAAATCCTCGAACGCTCAGGGAACCTCCGATGGCAAATCCGTTGATGTCACTGCGGAGGTGGGTCATAGCAAGGCCGAGGAATCCACGGCAGCGGCTGGAAGCCTTTCTTCCGGCGGCAACCTCGTCATAAACAGCGGTAAGGACGTCAACCTTGAAGGTACCGATCTGGCCGCAGGGAATAAAGCCAGTATCAATGCCGGGGGCGATGTGAACTTCGAGGCGGCTGAAAGCACCTCCAAGTCCTCGGCCGTTGGCGTTGCGCTTTCCACTTCTGCATCAAAAACAAATAAAACCACTAAAACGACACCGCAGACACCTGCGGCCAAGACCGGAACCGGCGGCACGCAAGGTTCTGACGGAAGCGCGCAGAGCAACGAGGACTTGGCGACCTGGCAGGATAAGCATGGTACCGTGATGCAGCAACTCAAGGCCAAGCAGGCTGTAAGCGGCACAGGCGCGGACAAAGGGCAAGCCACGACGCCGCCGGTTGCGTCGCCGAACGCGCAGGCTGACGGTGCAACCGTTTCCACTGCGGTAACGGAAGAAGCAGCTACGGCCGGTATTCAGTTCCGAAAGAAGAACCAGACGGTTCAGCAGGCAGGCAGCGTTTCTGCGGGAGCCGGTGGAATTGAGATCAATGCTTCGGGCGGTGACGTGAACCTGGTGGGAACCAATATGACCAGCTCGGGCGATGTCGGTATTGCGGCTAAGGACGATGTGAATATTACCGCCACGAAGAATACAGAATCCGGTTTCGGCATAACGATAGCCGGTTCCGTCAACAAGAAAATCGAAAAGCCGATCCCGGCCAAGTCGTCTCAAACGACGGCGAAGACGACGGATGCGGCTAAAACCGGCACGTCGACCAAGACGACGGATGCGGCCAAGACCGGCACGGCGGGCAAGACGGCGACGCCTTCGAACGCCACGCAGTCCACGCAGGCCGGTGCGTCGACCAAGACGAAGGCTGCGGTCAAGACCGGGACGGCGGGCAAGACGGCGACGCCTTCGAACGCCACGCAGTCCACGCAGGCCGGTGCGTCGACCAAGACGAAGGCTGCGGTCAAGACCGGGACGGCGGGCAAGACGACGACGCCTGCGAACGCCACGCAGTCCAAGCAGGCCGGAGCGTCGACCAAGACGACGGATGCGGCCAAGACCGGGACGGCGGGCAAGACGACGACGCCTTCGAACGCCACGCAGTCCAAGCAGGCCGGTGCGTCGACCAAGCCGAAGGATGCGGTCAAGTCCGGGACGGCGGGCAAGACGGCGACGCCGTCGAGCGCCACGCAGTCCAAGCAGGGCGGTGCGTCGACCAAGCCGAAGGATGCGGTCAAGTCCGGGACGGCGGGCAAGACGGCGACGCCGTCGAGCGCCACGCAGTCCAAGCAGGGCGGTGCGTCGACCAAGCCGAAGGATGCGGTCAAGTCCGGGACGGCGGGCAAGACGGCGACGCCGTCGAGCGCCACGCAGTCCAAGCAGGGCGGTGCGTCGACCAAGCCGAAGGATGCGGTCAAGTCCGGGACGGCGGGCAAGACGGCGACGCCGTCGAGCGCCACGCAGTCCAAGCAGGCCGGTGCGTCGACCAAGACGAAGGATGCGGTCAAGACCGGGACGGCGGGCAAGACGGCGACGCCTTCGAACGCCACGCAGTCCAAGCAGGCCGGTGCGTCGACCAAGACGACGGATGCGGTCAAGACCGGCACGGCAGACCAACTGACCGGCGACGGTCTGTCGATCGGTACGGCCGGGGCCAAGTCTGTGACTTCGAGCGAATGGAAGGTGGAGAACGGGGTGTTCAAATCCACAGCCGAGGATACGGACAATACTTCGAGCGGTTACGTCGGCATAGGCGGTGGAAGCAGTACCCGGAATGAGGGGGCGACCATTAATGCCGATGGCGCCTTGAACATCACTGCCGGTGGCAAGACGACGCTGGTCAACACGGACGTCGAGGCCGCTTCCGGAGAGAATATCGATGCCGCTGGCGGCATCGAACGGAGAACCGTGGAGGACACGACGCTCTTGAATGTCGACAGCAACTCCGGCCCGGCAGCAGTGAACGAGGGCGTCAGCACGGTCCCGGTATATGACCAATCCAACGCAGGCGCAGCGACGACGCCCGGAGCGGCTCCGGCGACAGGGGTTGTCCCGCCGTTATCCATGAAGAACGTGCAAAATGGGGGTGCCGTTCCCCCTCGTCCGTAA